Within the Paludisphaera rhizosphaerae genome, the region CCGCCTCGCCTCCCGCCTCGAGAGGCCCCCGCGAGGGCTTGCTCCGGCCTGAACCCGTCAGGCCCACATCACCGACGCTTCATCGCCGTCGCCCTCTCGCGGGACGTCGGCTCGAACTACGTCCGTCGTGTGAACGCGATAGAGCCCCGTTCAGGCCGGGACCGTTGAAGGTCCGGCCCGAAGCGGCTCCACGCATCGAGCATCCCCTTTCGGAACTCCACTCTCATGAGAATTCGTCGAGGCTTCACGCTGATTGAATTGCTGGTTGTCATCGCCATCATCGCGGTGCTCATCGCTCTCCTCTTGCCGGCCGTCCAGGCGGCCCGCGAGGCCGCACGCCGGATGCAGTGCACGAACAACCTGAAGCAGCTGGGCATCGCCCTGCACAACTATCACTCCACGGTCGACTCGTTCCCCGTGGGCTTCCTCTATCCGAGGGACGGCCAGGTCTATCCCGGGGTCCCGGTCCTTCACTACCGCTGGTCCGTGCTCGCCCAACTCTCGCCCTACCTGGAGCAGTCGAACGTCTACAACGCCCTGAACATGAGCTGGCCCATCGCGGCCGGCCCCTCGAACGTGCTGGGCACGCCGCCCTGGACCCCCTTCCCGTCGAACCTCACCGTGATGGCGGCCAAGGTGGGCTTCTTCCTCTGCCCCAGCGACGCGGCCCAGCCCCCGTCGCCGCTCGCGGGCGGCCTGACCTCGGGCCCGAGCAACTACCAGTTCTGCACCGGCGACGGCTCGCCCGGGAGCGTCAACCCGGGCGACGCGGGCCTGACCGTCAAGCCGAACGGGGCCTTCGTCCTGGGCCCCGCCCAGTCGATTGCGACCGTCGTCGACGGCTCGAGCAACACCGCGGCCGCCTCCGAGCAGCTCATCGGGCCCGCCGCGGGCGGTGCGGCCACCCAGACCGGGGCGACGCCGCTCCCCCAGGACGTGCGGCGTGCGGCGGCCGTCGGCTCGACCCCGCTCTCCGACGCGGGGTGTGCGAGCCCCAGCGGATGGCGGCTCGACAAGGGCTTCGGCTGGTGGGACGGCGATTACCGCACGACTCTCTACAACCATTACCTGACGCCGAACTCGAAGCTCTACGACTGCTGGCAATCGAGCCCGCCGCACAACCCGGCGTGGAAGGCGGCCCGCAGCAACCACCCCGGAGGCGTGAACGTCCTCTTCTGCGACGGCCACGTGCAGTTCGCCAAGGACTCCATCGCCGTCTCGACCTGGCGGGGGCTCTCGACCCGGAACGGCGGCGAGGTCCTCTCGTCCGACTCCTTCTAAATAAGAGGAAGCGAATCACGATGCGACTCACTTCCTCGGCCCGCACCCAAGCCCCGGGGCTCGTCTCGGGGCTTGGGCGGGCGTTCACGCTCATCGAGCTGCTGGTGGTCATCGCCATCATCGCGGTGCTCATCGCTCTCCTCTTGCCGGCCGTGCAGGCCGCTCGCGAGGCGGCGAGGCGGATTCAGTGCTCGAACAACCTGAAGCAGCTCGGCCTCGCCATGCACAACTACGAGAACTCGAACCAATGCTTCCCGAGTGCCGGGAGCACCGCGGCCAACAGCGTCTACGCCTTCTCGATGCAGGCGAGGCTCCTGCCCCACCTCGAGCAGGCGGCCCTCCAGGGGCTCGTCGACTTCAACCAGCCTGTGCTCTTCGTCGGCTCGCCGCTCTCGATTCACCCCGCCTCGATGACGGCGGCCCGCACCGTCGTGGGCACGTTCCTCTGCCCGAGCGACGGCCAGAACCCCCGGTACGGCGGCTACGTCGGCTCGGACGTGGTGGGCACGAGCTACGTGGCCAACTTCGGCACCGGCCTCCAGACCTACTACGACCCGGCGTTCGTCTCCGACGGCGTCTTCTGGATGCCGGCCCAGACCCGAATCGCCGAGCTCACCGACGGGACGTCGAGCACGCTGGCGATGTCCGAATGCCTGCTCGGGCCTGGCACCGAACTGACAGGTCCGATGGCGACCATACCGAAACCCCTCCGGCTCATGGCCAATGTGACGGCCGGGAAGACTCGCGTGCTTGTCTCGCCGGGCGGGGTTTCCCCCACGTTCGTCGATGGCGAGGCCGCGGCGGCGACGAGCTGGCGGGGCGACCGAGGCTCGCCGTGGATTTGGGGCCAGGCGAGTGCCACCCTCTTCAACACCTACCTCGCCCCGAACAGCCCGACGCCCGACTCGTTCGCCCACAACCGCGGCTGGTTCGCGGCCCGGAGCAACCACCCCGGGGGGGTCAACGCACTCTTCTGCGACGGGCACGTGCAGTTCATCAAGAATTCGGTGAACCTCGCGACATGGCGGGGCATGTCGACCCGAAGCGGCGGCGAGGTCCTCTCCGCGGACTCCTTCTGAGAGGCCATCGATGAAACGTCTCCCTCTGACCCCGCTCATCATCGCTTCGGCGATGGTGGGCGGGCTCTACGCCTGGGCCCGAATCCGCTCAGAGTTACCGACGGAAAAGCCGCAACTGCTCGTCATCGAGGGGCCGTCGAAGCACCTCGTGACCCCGGAAATGGCGAAGGCGAGTCAGGCGATGCTCGACCGCACTGCTCCGGGGTTCTCGAAGCCTGGCACCGACGGCCAGACGCATCGGCTGGGCGAGATGCTCCGGGGCGGTCCCGTGCTCCTCACGTTCATCAAGCAAGGCTGCCCGTGCAGCGAGGCGGCCCAATCCTTCTTCAACGACCTGCACGCCGCCTATCCGAAGCTGTCGATGTGGGGCGTCATCGACCGGGAGCACGGTAAGGCGAAGGAGTGGGCGGAGCGATTCCACGTGGCCTACCCGCTCCTCATCGACCCCGATGGCGAACTGGTACGGAGTTATGAGGTCGAGAACTCCGCGTACGTCGTGCTCATCGGACGGCAGGGCGGCATCGAGAAACATTGGCCCGGCTACTCAGAGTCGATGCTCCGCGAACTCGGTTCACTCATGGCGAAGATGACAGGGTCTTCGGAGAAGCCGCTCGACTTGGCGGAAGCCCCCGAAGAACTCTACACGGGATGTCCCTATGAACTCTGAGCTGGTGCCCCAATGAAGCGTCGATTGAACCCCCTGACCGTGCGACGGGCCCACCGCTGGCTCGGCCTCTTCTTCAGCGTCACCGTGTTCATGTCTGCCGCGAGCGGCGTCCTGCACACGGTGATGAGTCGCACCCAATCGGCCCCCCCGCCCGTGCGTCCAACGGGCTCGGGACTCGATGCCTCCAAGGCCGTCGTAACGCTCGCCACGGCAGTGGCGAGCCTTCCTCAACCTGGCGTCGTCGAAGCGGCCAATCTCCGTCAAATCAACGGAGAACCCTGGTATCAGATTTACGTCCGGGGCGTGCCGGAGGCGACTTACGTGAACGCCGCAACCGGACGCCTCGATTCCGAGCGTGATGAAGCCTACGCGTCCCAAATCGCCTCGGAATTCCTGGGAGGCGGCTCGCCTTCCCCCGTAAAGACGAACTACCTGACGAGGTTCGATTCCGAGTACGTCAACATCTTCCGCGTGCTGCCCGTCTATCGGTTCGACCTCGCAGATGGCAAGGGGACCCGGGTCTACGTCTCGACGACGACTGGGAGCGTCACGCGGCACACCGACGACTCGAAGCAGTTCGAGGCGTCGATATTCAGCAATCTCCACAAGTGGATGTTCGTGCCGAACAAAGATGCGAGGGACTTCCTGATGGTGGCCGTGACGTCGGGCATCATCCTCGTCTCGGTCTTAGGCGTCGTGCTCTTCTTCATGACGCGACCCCGCCGCAGAGCCTCCCAAACCGTTCAAGGAGTTACTGCAAGCCATGCCTAGGTTCATTCCATTCGCCAGCGTCCTCGCGACCCTCGTTCTCGTGCAGCCGGGGCACGCATTCGGCGACGACGCCCGAATCGTACTCAAGGGGCTCGACCCCGTCTCGCTCCTCGAAGGCCGTGAGCAGAAGGGTGAGGAACGATTCGCTTCGACCAAGGGCCCCTTTCGGTACCTGTTCGCCGATGCTGAACACAAGGCCCGCTTCGACAAAGAGCCCGGGCGATTCGCCGCCCAGGGCGACAAGTGCACGGTGATGCCGAAGGTGCCGGCCAACCCCGATTTGTTCCTCGTCCACGAGGGCAAGCTCTTCCTGTTCGGCTCGCCGCGGTGCGTTGCGAGCTTCAAGGCCGACCCTGCGGCCTACTTCAAGCCGAAGAAGAACGTCGTCATTTTGGTCTACGAGGGGATGGAGCTGCTCGACTTCGCCGGGCCCGCCGAAGTCTTCTCCGTGGCGGGCGGCGGCAGGGCGTTCGAGGTCTTCACGGCGGCCGCGTCCCCTGAGCCGGTCAAGAGCCTCGGCTTCGCGTTCACACCGCACTACACGCTCGAAAGTTGCCCGAAGGTCGACGTGTTGGTGGTGCCGGGCGGTTCGACCCGCATCCCGCAAGCCGACCCTGCCGTGGTCGAGTGGGTGAAGAAGAAATCGGGCGAGGCCGAGGTTACCGTTTCCGTCTGCACGGGGGCTTTGCTGCTCGCCAGGGCGGGCCTCCTCGACGGGTTGGAGGCGACCACCCACCGGGCGTCGCTCGATGCGTTACGGGAGGCGGCCCCGAGGACGAAGGTGAAGGAGGGAATTCGGTACGTAGACAACGGCAAGGTCGTCACCTCCGCCGGGGTCTCGGCTGGCATCGACGCCTCTCTACACGTAGTCGAACGTTTGGTCGGCCTCGAGGGGGCAATTCAGACGGCGGAGTACATGGAATATCGCAGCGGTCCTGATTCGGGGTCCAAATGACCGTTGCGTACGCCTACCGGGACTCCCCCGCACAGAGGCAGCCGCAGAAGAGGAGCAGCCTGCCGCACCGCGGGCACGGCTCCTCTTCGCATCCGACGTGATGAAGCCCGCCGGCCGCCACGCCGCATCCCGGGCAGCGGCCGTCTTCCTCGTGCGGCCTCGCGGCGAGCGTCACGCCGTCTGCGTATTCGACTTCGGAATTGGCGTGGCACGAGTCGGAAGCTTCGTCGCCGCAATACAAGCATTCTTTCATATCAAAGCCTAATCGAGACTCGCGTAAATCCGTGCCGCGGCGGCCGCGACGCCGACGGCGAGGAGGACCAGGAACCACGTTCGGCAGCGTCGCTGCTGCTGCTCGTAGTAGTTCCGGGGCGGGTTGCCGGGGGGCGGGAAGCACATCCTCCAGAACGACGCGAGCTGGTGGAGCGGCCCCGAGGGCTTCTTGTACGGCGTCGACGGCTTGTAGGGTCCGTAGCTTCGAGCCCCCTGCTCTTTCTCTCGTGGTTTCCTTTGGGCTTGGCTCACGCTCCTCCTCTACGGCCACCATGGGTCGGCGGCCCACCGAAGGAAGGCGATGCGGTGCTCGTCGGGCCAGACGTGCAACGCTTCCATCAGCTCGAAGCGTCCGCACTCCCAATCGGTCGAGGAATCCCAGACCGCGAGCACGAAGCTCGCGGTGACGCGTTCGCCGTGCGACACGCCGGAAGCCGCCCACCGGTTCAGCTCCTCGGGCGTGAACGGTTCGACCCCCCATGCGTGTCGCAGGCATGGGAAGCCTTGGGCGAGCTTAGTCATCTCCATTCGCGACGCTTCGTCATTCATGCTCCTCCTAGGGCATCTGCTCGGACATTCGTCGCGGCCTCTCCACCTCGGGGTTCAGAGCGTCAATCGCGAGCCCGATTTGAAGTCGAGCTTCTTCGTTGGGCTCCTTCGATTCGGCGTCTCGGAGTCGTTCGAGAACTTCAAAATGGTCTGGGCCTTCGTTCCTCCACTCCAAGCCGGAGAGGCAGAGCAAGGAAGCTGCCGCACTTCGAACCTCCGGGCTCTGCGAGTCTTCGAGGCTCTGGAGAAGCCATCCGTGCCAGATGGCTCGGTCGGCTTGCGATGGGTCTTGGGTCATGCTCATCCGACACCACATAATAAAAGCATGCTAGTAATATTAAATTATAAATCCAAAGTATCAATCGCGGCTTTGTATTCTCGGTCGAGCTTGATGAAAGCCTCGTGGCTGCCGCCCCGGTCGGGGTGATATCGCATCGCGAGCGTCCGATACGCTCGCTTGGCCTCAAGGGCGTTCTCCTGATTCGGCCGCTGTGCGAGCCGCCGAATCGCGTCCCAGAGGGGCTGGTCTTCGGGAGCTGGACTCCAAGGACCCGTCGTGCGTTCCGTGCGAGGGCCGACTTTAATGAATCGCTTGAGAAGCTCGACCTTCTCGGCTGCTTTCGCTCGCTCGTGCCTGAGCGTCCACAAGTCGTCCCTGACCCGCTCCCAATGCCGGACGGCTCGTTCGATGGTGTCGGTGCCGTCTTGCTCGCGTCCCAGATAGCAGAGCGTACGCTTCCGCGAGCGACCAAACTCGTCGCGGTAGCTCTCGACGAGGTAATAGCTTCGCGTGTTCCTGGAGCGGCGTAGGACGATGAAGGCCATGCGGGCAACTTAGCACGTCTCTACAGATACCACAGCCGGCCGCCCCGGGTCTCCCGACAGATACCACAGGGAGGCGGGCCGGGGCGGCCGGGGCGATTTACAGATACCACGAGGAGCGTCGGGCCGTGCCCAGCCTCCGAGTCGCGTCAAATATGGAAATTATGAAGACAAGTTATCAATAGCGTCCTCGTAAGCCGAATCCGCCCGCTGAACGCACCGGTCGACGCGTCGCATTATCATAATAGGTAATTATATTATATTCATTATCGTCCAAGTCGGATTCGCTCTACCAAATTCCTCGTGACGCCTCGTCGATTCCGCTTGTAGAGGTTCGTCGTGCGAACGTCGCTGTGCCCGAGGAGGGTTTGAATCTCGTCGGTGGGAACGCCCTGGTCGTGCAAGTCGGTGGCGATGGCGACGCGGAACGAGTGCGGCGAGACGCGGACGCCGATTCCGGCCTTCTCCGCGTGGCGTCGCATCATCTTGTAGACGTCGTTGCCGCTCATCGGCGTCTTCTTGAGCTGGCCCGTCCTGCCTGCTGCGGTGCGGAAGAGAAAGAGCGGATCCCATTCGCCGGTCTTCGGGTCTCTGGTCCGCTTCTCCTCCTTGACGCCGCTCCGCTCGAGGTACTCGTCGAAGAGGACCTTCAGGTCGTGGGCGACAGGGATTTCGCGGGATTTCCCGCGTTTCTCGTCGAAGTGGAGCATCCACTGACCGGGGGCCTCGTAGTAGTGCTGCCGCTGGAGGGCGGCGACGGCCCCGACGCGAGTCCCCGTGTAGGCGAGCGTTTGCAGGATGAGCCGGTCCCTCAAGCCCACGAGGTTCGTCGCGTCTATGCTCGCGAGAATCGCTCGAAACTGAGCGTCGGTGATTTCGGGCGTCTTACCCTCCACCATGTCGTAACGGACGGTCTCGGCCTCGGCCGCCGGGTTGATGAGGCAGATATGCCGCTCGACCAGAACACGGAAGAAACGCCTGAGAGCCGCGAGCGTCCGCTTCTTCTTCGACGGCCCGCCGGAGAGCTGCGAGAGGTAGCGGCCGACGTCGCCGGCCATGATGCGAGGAAGTTCTAGCTGCTCGCCCTCGCTCCACGCGAGGAAGTGCCGCACTGATTGCTGATAGGCTTTCCGCGTGTGGCGGTTCCTCACCTTCCCGTCGAAGAAGTCGGTCCACGCCTGGGCGGCCGGGCCTCCTGCTCTCGCGACCAACGCGGGAAGCCCTTCGCCTCCACGACCTGGTGGCGGTGCTTGTTCGGCGACGACGAGTTCGTGGGACACCGGTTCGTACCTCATGCTCTCTGTGACCAATAACGCTTCGCTTCTTCTAGAGCGGCGTCGCTACCACCTTCAAAGAGGCGTTCGATGCAGCGTCGATAGAAGCCACCCATAACGCGGTAGTTGAGCGGAGTCGGTTGGGCGTCTCCTCCGGTGGCGAGGATGACCTGAATGCTTTTGCGGCAGATGACTCGGCAATCGAGAATCCTCTCCGCCGAAATCGAAGGCGTGCACGCGACACCGTTCCTCGTGAGGCTCTCCTGCCAAAGCGGTTGATGGTCTGCCGGGTCAACGCTCGCTTGTCCGCAGCTCATCGCGTAAGCGATGAAGTCCTCATCTGGGTAGAGGTGGGTTTCGTCTACCTCCACCTTCGCTATCAAGAGGTCGTCGCGGCCTTTCGCAGCGGCAAGGGCGAAATAGACGGGGTAGGCATCGGTCAGATAAACGAATCCTCGCTTTGACCGGATAGCCCCTTTCCAGTTGCTTCGCCGC harbors:
- a CDS encoding peroxiredoxin family protein; the encoded protein is MKRLPLTPLIIASAMVGGLYAWARIRSELPTEKPQLLVIEGPSKHLVTPEMAKASQAMLDRTAPGFSKPGTDGQTHRLGEMLRGGPVLLTFIKQGCPCSEAAQSFFNDLHAAYPKLSMWGVIDREHGKAKEWAERFHVAYPLLIDPDGELVRSYEVENSAYVVLIGRQGGIEKHWPGYSESMLRELGSLMAKMTGSSEKPLDLAEAPEELYTGCPYEL
- a CDS encoding PepSY domain-containing protein, which codes for MKRRLNPLTVRRAHRWLGLFFSVTVFMSAASGVLHTVMSRTQSAPPPVRPTGSGLDASKAVVTLATAVASLPQPGVVEAANLRQINGEPWYQIYVRGVPEATYVNAATGRLDSERDEAYASQIASEFLGGGSPSPVKTNYLTRFDSEYVNIFRVLPVYRFDLADGKGTRVYVSTTTGSVTRHTDDSKQFEASIFSNLHKWMFVPNKDARDFLMVAVTSGIILVSVLGVVLFFMTRPRRRASQTVQGVTASHA
- a CDS encoding DUF1559 domain-containing protein, whose product is MRLTSSARTQAPGLVSGLGRAFTLIELLVVIAIIAVLIALLLPAVQAAREAARRIQCSNNLKQLGLAMHNYENSNQCFPSAGSTAANSVYAFSMQARLLPHLEQAALQGLVDFNQPVLFVGSPLSIHPASMTAARTVVGTFLCPSDGQNPRYGGYVGSDVVGTSYVANFGTGLQTYYDPAFVSDGVFWMPAQTRIAELTDGTSSTLAMSECLLGPGTELTGPMATIPKPLRLMANVTAGKTRVLVSPGGVSPTFVDGEAAAATSWRGDRGSPWIWGQASATLFNTYLAPNSPTPDSFAHNRGWFAARSNHPGGVNALFCDGHVQFIKNSVNLATWRGMSTRSGGEVLSADSF
- a CDS encoding DJ-1/PfpI family protein — encoded protein: MPRFIPFASVLATLVLVQPGHAFGDDARIVLKGLDPVSLLEGREQKGEERFASTKGPFRYLFADAEHKARFDKEPGRFAAQGDKCTVMPKVPANPDLFLVHEGKLFLFGSPRCVASFKADPAAYFKPKKNVVILVYEGMELLDFAGPAEVFSVAGGGRAFEVFTAAASPEPVKSLGFAFTPHYTLESCPKVDVLVVPGGSTRIPQADPAVVEWVKKKSGEAEVTVSVCTGALLLARAGLLDGLEATTHRASLDALREAAPRTKVKEGIRYVDNGKVVTSAGVSAGIDASLHVVERLVGLEGAIQTAEYMEYRSGPDSGSK
- a CDS encoding tyrosine-type recombinase/integrase — translated: MSHELVVAEQAPPPGRGGEGLPALVARAGGPAAQAWTDFFDGKVRNRHTRKAYQQSVRHFLAWSEGEQLELPRIMAGDVGRYLSQLSGGPSKKKRTLAALRRFFRVLVERHICLINPAAEAETVRYDMVEGKTPEITDAQFRAILASIDATNLVGLRDRLILQTLAYTGTRVGAVAALQRQHYYEAPGQWMLHFDEKRGKSREIPVAHDLKVLFDEYLERSGVKEEKRTRDPKTGEWDPLFLFRTAAGRTGQLKKTPMSGNDVYKMMRRHAEKAGIGVRVSPHSFRVAIATDLHDQGVPTDEIQTLLGHSDVRTTNLYKRNRRGVTRNLVERIRLGR
- a CDS encoding DUF1559 domain-containing protein, whose amino-acid sequence is MRIRRGFTLIELLVVIAIIAVLIALLLPAVQAAREAARRMQCTNNLKQLGIALHNYHSTVDSFPVGFLYPRDGQVYPGVPVLHYRWSVLAQLSPYLEQSNVYNALNMSWPIAAGPSNVLGTPPWTPFPSNLTVMAAKVGFFLCPSDAAQPPSPLAGGLTSGPSNYQFCTGDGSPGSVNPGDAGLTVKPNGAFVLGPAQSIATVVDGSSNTAAASEQLIGPAAGGAATQTGATPLPQDVRRAAAVGSTPLSDAGCASPSGWRLDKGFGWWDGDYRTTLYNHYLTPNSKLYDCWQSSPPHNPAWKAARSNHPGGVNVLFCDGHVQFAKDSIAVSTWRGLSTRNGGEVLSSDSF